Genomic DNA from Streptacidiphilus rugosus AM-16:
TAGGTGCCGCCGACGCCGGTCACCAGCGGGTCGGAGGCGGGCCACTCGACGCCGGGGTCGGGCAGCACCGTGCCGCCCTTCTTGACCGGCTCCTTGGTCGAGATCGCCGAGCCGCTGTCGCCGGAGGAGCCGAGCACGGTGACGCCGTTGGCCGCCGCGTCCTGGTAGGCGTACCGCAGGTTCAGCAGCGCCTGGGAGCTGGCGAACGCGCCCTCGCCGGAGGCGAAGGACTGCGAGATGACGTTGGCCAGGTGGTTCTGGACCACGTAGTCCTCGGCCGCCATCATCTGCGGCAGCCCCTGCACCCCGAGGGTCTCCGCCGTCGGCGTGGTGACCAGCAGGATGTTCGCGCCGGGTGCCATCGCGTGGGCGGTCTCGACGTCGAGGGCGACCTCGAGGGCCCAGGCGGACTTGTTCTCCTGGCCCGGGCTCTTGGCGTTGGGCGGCGGGGCCTTGGTGGCCGGCGACCCCTGCAGATGCAGCTCGCTGAAGGTCGGCATGCCGGGGGCGCAGGTGACGCCCTCCTCGCCGCACATCGCGGCGACGCCGAAGGCCTGGTCGTAGACATGGAGGTCGTGGGCCATGGTGTCGCTGCCGTAGGAGTCCACGATCGCGATGGTCATGCCCTTGCCGTTGTAGCCCGCGGAGTAGAGCGGGCCGACGTTGTAGGCGGCCTGCACCGACAGCGGGTTGAAGCACCGGCGCCCGGCCGAGTTGCACTGGGCCTGGGTCGGCGGAGTGGTGCCGGTGGTCAGCTGGGTGTATTCGGCCACGGTCGGCTTCAGCGACGGATACGCCGCGGCGGAGGCGGTCGTGGCCACGGAGAAGGCCGCGGTCGCGCTGACCGCGGCGCTCGGGACGGCGAGGGTGAGGCCGCCCACGACCGCGGCCAGCAGTCGACGTCGAACGGGTGGAACCATGAGGCCCTCCAGAGGGTGTGAGGGAGCAGGTTCGTTCGGTCGTGCGGGGCCACGCTAGAGCGGGTCGAGGCCGCTCCGATCGCACATGTCAGGGCTGACACACGTCTGCAACAGATGTCGGCGCCCATGCCTCCCCGCCGCGGGGTGGTTTCCTGAC
This window encodes:
- a CDS encoding S53 family peptidase; translated protein: MVPPVRRRLLAAVVGGLTLAVPSAAVSATAAFSVATTASAAAYPSLKPTVAEYTQLTTGTTPPTQAQCNSAGRRCFNPLSVQAAYNVGPLYSAGYNGKGMTIAIVDSYGSDTMAHDLHVYDQAFGVAAMCGEEGVTCAPGMPTFSELHLQGSPATKAPPPNAKSPGQENKSAWALEVALDVETAHAMAPGANILLVTTPTAETLGVQGLPQMMAAEDYVVQNHLANVISQSFASGEGAFASSQALLNLRYAYQDAAANGVTVLGSSGDSGSAISTKEPVKKGGTVLPDPGVEWPASDPLVTGVGGTYLCTDANATSGRTTDSASNPAKCTANPGQAEIGWLDGGGGYSSIFSRPSYQDTLPAGGGTAIGAMRGVPDISLQASSGTGMLVYVSLPPDGSGGLSCAGTPCSTGWYDIGGTSLSCPQWAGLVAIADQINGGGLGLINPALYKVAANPAQYAADFNDITVGNNAANPAVPGYSATTGWDPVTGLGTPNAALLLPDLVAASH